In Gossypium raimondii isolate GPD5lz chromosome 12, ASM2569854v1, whole genome shotgun sequence, a single window of DNA contains:
- the LOC105765489 gene encoding G-type lectin S-receptor-like serine/threonine-protein kinase At5g24080 isoform X2 has protein sequence MAITCVLLFFVVLVGLSGDCIAGQIGLGSRLLASDQGPPWVSDNGTFAFGFTPSETRDRFLLGIWFADLPGDRTMVWSANRNSLVTKDALVELDTTGNLVLIDGDITVWTSNTSGSRVEFAVMSESGNFILYTANNRLAWQSFAYPTDTLLPNQALTVSLELTSSKSPSHGGYYGLKMLQQPTSLTLALTYNLPHSIDDSPEGYTNYSYWASPDISNVTGDVVAVLDEAGSFGVVYGQSSNGAIYVYKNDGDYDGLSSATNKSNVRLLVLRRLIIETNGNLRLYRWDNDVNGSRQWVPEWAAVSNPCDIPGICGNGICNLDRSKTNASCTCFPGTSKVNGAAGESYCSRNSSVTENCDRRNKNRTSDFKIATVQQTNYYFSYASVLANYSDIATVSRCGDACLLDCDCVASVYGLDDEKPYCWILKSLDYGGFEDPGSTLFVKVRSNVSLEPGGDTGGSGSGDASNVHEKVLVIPIVLAMGVLIGLLCLLLYYNVHRKRYLKRSIESSLILEGAPLHFSYRDLQLRTSNFSQLLGTGGFGSVYKGSLSDGTLIAVKKLDRVFPHGQKEFITEVNTIGSMHHMNLVRLCGYCSEGSHRLLVYEFMKNGSLDKWIFPSYQCRDRLLYWPTRFHIAVATAQGIAYFHEQCRNRIIHCDIKPENILLDENFCPKVSDFGLAKLMGREHSHVVTMLWNATFGDSRWPKKPRHVLRCRRLLLPWMGL, from the exons ATGGCTATTACTTGTGTGCTGTTGTTTTTCGTGGTTTTGGTTGGATTGTCGGGGGACTGCATTGCTGGCCAAATTGGTTTAGGTTCAAGGTTGCTGGCTAGTGACCAAGGACCACCTTGGGTTTCCGATAATGGAACCTTTGCTTTTGGTTTCACCCCGTCGGAGACTCGTGACCGGTTTCTGCTCGGAATTTGGTTTGCCGACCTTCCTGGAGACAGAACCATGGTCTGGTCTGCTAATAG GAACTCTCTAGTCACGAAAGATGCACTCGTGGAGCTAGACACCACCGGAAACCTCGTACTCATCGACGGGGACATTACCGTTTGGACGTCGAACACGTCGGGAAGCCGAGTTGAGTTCGCTGTCATGTCGGAATCCGGCAATTTCATTCTTTATACTGCTAACAACCGCCTTGCATGGCAGAGTTTTGCGTATCCGACCGATACGCTTCTACCTAACCAAGCCTTGACGGtgtcacttgaattaacatCATCGAAATCGCCGTCTCACGGTGGCTATTATGGACTCAAGATGCTTCAACAGCCTACTTCGTTAACCCTTGCCTTAACATACAACCTGCCTCACTCTATTGATGATTCCCCTGAAGGTTACACAAACTACTCCTATTGGGCTTCGCCGGATATATCCAATGTTACCGGCGATGTCGTTGCGGTGTTAGATGAAGCGGGAAGCTTCGGAGTTGTGTATGGACAATCATCAAATGGTGCAATTTATGTGTACAAGAATGATGGAGACTATGACGGTTTATCTTCGGCTACGAATAAATCGAATGTACGATTATTGGTCCTAAGGAGGTTGATCATCGAGACTAATGGCAATCTACGTTTGTATAGATGGGATAACGATGTTAATGGTTCACGTCAATGGGTGCCTGAATGGGCGGCAGTCTCGAACCCTTGTGACATTCCCGGCATATGTGGCAATGGAATATGTAATTTGGATAGAAGCAAGACAAATGCTTCTTGTACATGCTTCCCCGGTACTTCTAAGGTAAACGGTGCAGCCGGTGAATCCTATTGTTCGCGGAACTCATCAGTGACCGAAAACTGCGATCGTAGGAACAAAAACCGGACTTCGGACTTTAAGATTGCAACGGTACAACAAACCAACTACTACTTCTCTTACGCTTCGGTGTTGGCTAATTACAGTGACATTGCCACGGTCTCGAGGTGTGGTGATGCTTGTTTATTAGATTGTGACTGCGTTGCATCGGTTTACGGGTTGGACGACGAGAAACCGTACTGCTGGATCCTGAAGAGCCTGGACTATGGAGGATTTGAGGACCCTGGTTCAACCCTGTTTGTGAAAGTCAGGTCCAATGTGTCATTGGAACCAGGTGGTGATACAGGAGGGTCTGGCTCTGGTGATGCTTCGAATGTTCACGAGAAGGTTTTGGTTATTCCAATTGTATTAGCCATGGGTGTCCTCATTGGCCTATTGTGTCTACTACTGTATTACAATGTTCATAGGAAAAGATATCTAAAAAGATCCATTGAAAGCTCTTTGATCTTGGAAGGGGCTCCGTTGCATTTCAGCTACCGCGATTTGCAGCTTCGTACTAGCAATTTTTCTCAGCTGCTCGGAACAG GAGGATTCGGAAGTGTATATAAAGGAAGCCTTTCGGATGGTACATTAATTGCCGTGAAGAAACTCGACCGTGTTTTCCCGCATGGACAAAAGGAGTTCATAACTGAAGTGAATACAATTGGATCTATGCATCATATGAACTTGGTTCGCCTGTGCGGTTACTGCTCCGAGGGTTCACACCG TCTTCTGGTTtatgagttcatgaaaaatgGATCCTTGGACAAGTGGATATTTCCTTCCTATCAGTGCCGGGATAGGTTACTGTATTGGCCAACTCGGTTCCATATTGCTGTCGCGACTGCACAAGGGATTGCTTATTTTCACGAGCAATGCAGGAACCGAATAATACACTGTGACATCAAGCCGGAAAATATCCTTTTGGACGAGAACTTTTGCCCCAAAGTATCGGATTTCGGACTAGCTAAGTTGATGGGAAGAGAGCACTCACATGTTGTCACTATG TTATGGAATGCTACTTTTGGAGATTCTCGGTGGCCGAAGAAACCTCGACATGTCTTACGATGCCGAAGACTTCTTTTACCCTGGATGGGCCTATAA
- the LOC105765489 gene encoding G-type lectin S-receptor-like serine/threonine-protein kinase At5g24080 isoform X1 — protein MAITCVLLFFVVLVGLSGDCIAGQIGLGSRLLASDQGPPWVSDNGTFAFGFTPSETRDRFLLGIWFADLPGDRTMVWSANRNSLVTKDALVELDTTGNLVLIDGDITVWTSNTSGSRVEFAVMSESGNFILYTANNRLAWQSFAYPTDTLLPNQALTVSLELTSSKSPSHGGYYGLKMLQQPTSLTLALTYNLPHSIDDSPEGYTNYSYWASPDISNVTGDVVAVLDEAGSFGVVYGQSSNGAIYVYKNDGDYDGLSSATNKSNVRLLVLRRLIIETNGNLRLYRWDNDVNGSRQWVPEWAAVSNPCDIPGICGNGICNLDRSKTNASCTCFPGTSKVNGAAGESYCSRNSSVTENCDRRNKNRTSDFKIATVQQTNYYFSYASVLANYSDIATVSRCGDACLLDCDCVASVYGLDDEKPYCWILKSLDYGGFEDPGSTLFVKVRSNVSLEPGGDTGGSGSGDASNVHEKVLVIPIVLAMGVLIGLLCLLLYYNVHRKRYLKRSIESSLILEGAPLHFSYRDLQLRTSNFSQLLGTGGFGSVYKGSLSDGTLIAVKKLDRVFPHGQKEFITEVNTIGSMHHMNLVRLCGYCSEGSHRLLVYEFMKNGSLDKWIFPSYQCRDRLLYWPTRFHIAVATAQGIAYFHEQCRNRIIHCDIKPENILLDENFCPKVSDFGLAKLMGREHSHVVTMVRGTRGYLAPEWVSNRPITVKADVYSYGMLLLEILGGRRNLDMSYDAEDFFYPGWAYKEMTNGTPLKAVDKRLGGAVDEEELTRALKVAFWCIQDEVSMRPSMGEVVKMLEGSMDIGAPPMPQTVLELVEEGLEQVYRAMKRDFNQSSSFTMTTCTGTSSRATCSYSTMSPR, from the exons ATGGCTATTACTTGTGTGCTGTTGTTTTTCGTGGTTTTGGTTGGATTGTCGGGGGACTGCATTGCTGGCCAAATTGGTTTAGGTTCAAGGTTGCTGGCTAGTGACCAAGGACCACCTTGGGTTTCCGATAATGGAACCTTTGCTTTTGGTTTCACCCCGTCGGAGACTCGTGACCGGTTTCTGCTCGGAATTTGGTTTGCCGACCTTCCTGGAGACAGAACCATGGTCTGGTCTGCTAATAG GAACTCTCTAGTCACGAAAGATGCACTCGTGGAGCTAGACACCACCGGAAACCTCGTACTCATCGACGGGGACATTACCGTTTGGACGTCGAACACGTCGGGAAGCCGAGTTGAGTTCGCTGTCATGTCGGAATCCGGCAATTTCATTCTTTATACTGCTAACAACCGCCTTGCATGGCAGAGTTTTGCGTATCCGACCGATACGCTTCTACCTAACCAAGCCTTGACGGtgtcacttgaattaacatCATCGAAATCGCCGTCTCACGGTGGCTATTATGGACTCAAGATGCTTCAACAGCCTACTTCGTTAACCCTTGCCTTAACATACAACCTGCCTCACTCTATTGATGATTCCCCTGAAGGTTACACAAACTACTCCTATTGGGCTTCGCCGGATATATCCAATGTTACCGGCGATGTCGTTGCGGTGTTAGATGAAGCGGGAAGCTTCGGAGTTGTGTATGGACAATCATCAAATGGTGCAATTTATGTGTACAAGAATGATGGAGACTATGACGGTTTATCTTCGGCTACGAATAAATCGAATGTACGATTATTGGTCCTAAGGAGGTTGATCATCGAGACTAATGGCAATCTACGTTTGTATAGATGGGATAACGATGTTAATGGTTCACGTCAATGGGTGCCTGAATGGGCGGCAGTCTCGAACCCTTGTGACATTCCCGGCATATGTGGCAATGGAATATGTAATTTGGATAGAAGCAAGACAAATGCTTCTTGTACATGCTTCCCCGGTACTTCTAAGGTAAACGGTGCAGCCGGTGAATCCTATTGTTCGCGGAACTCATCAGTGACCGAAAACTGCGATCGTAGGAACAAAAACCGGACTTCGGACTTTAAGATTGCAACGGTACAACAAACCAACTACTACTTCTCTTACGCTTCGGTGTTGGCTAATTACAGTGACATTGCCACGGTCTCGAGGTGTGGTGATGCTTGTTTATTAGATTGTGACTGCGTTGCATCGGTTTACGGGTTGGACGACGAGAAACCGTACTGCTGGATCCTGAAGAGCCTGGACTATGGAGGATTTGAGGACCCTGGTTCAACCCTGTTTGTGAAAGTCAGGTCCAATGTGTCATTGGAACCAGGTGGTGATACAGGAGGGTCTGGCTCTGGTGATGCTTCGAATGTTCACGAGAAGGTTTTGGTTATTCCAATTGTATTAGCCATGGGTGTCCTCATTGGCCTATTGTGTCTACTACTGTATTACAATGTTCATAGGAAAAGATATCTAAAAAGATCCATTGAAAGCTCTTTGATCTTGGAAGGGGCTCCGTTGCATTTCAGCTACCGCGATTTGCAGCTTCGTACTAGCAATTTTTCTCAGCTGCTCGGAACAG GAGGATTCGGAAGTGTATATAAAGGAAGCCTTTCGGATGGTACATTAATTGCCGTGAAGAAACTCGACCGTGTTTTCCCGCATGGACAAAAGGAGTTCATAACTGAAGTGAATACAATTGGATCTATGCATCATATGAACTTGGTTCGCCTGTGCGGTTACTGCTCCGAGGGTTCACACCG TCTTCTGGTTtatgagttcatgaaaaatgGATCCTTGGACAAGTGGATATTTCCTTCCTATCAGTGCCGGGATAGGTTACTGTATTGGCCAACTCGGTTCCATATTGCTGTCGCGACTGCACAAGGGATTGCTTATTTTCACGAGCAATGCAGGAACCGAATAATACACTGTGACATCAAGCCGGAAAATATCCTTTTGGACGAGAACTTTTGCCCCAAAGTATCGGATTTCGGACTAGCTAAGTTGATGGGAAGAGAGCACTCACATGTTGTCACTATGGTAAGAGGTACTAGAGGGTATTTAGCACCGGAATGGGTTAGCAATCGTCCTATAACCGTAAAGGCCGATGTTTACAGTTATGGAATGCTACTTTTGGAGATTCTCGGTGGCCGAAGAAACCTCGACATGTCTTACGATGCCGAAGACTTCTTTTACCCTGGATGGGCCTATAAG GAGATGACAAACGGAACGCCACTTAAAGCCGTGGATAAGCGACTAGGAGGTGCAGTCGACGAAGAAGAGTTGACGAGAGCACTGAAAGTTGCCTTTTGGTGCATACAAGATGAGGTCTCCATGAGACCTTCAATGGGGGAAGTGGTGAAAATGCTCGAAGGTTCGATGGATATCGGGGCACCGCCGATGCCTCAAACAGTTTTGGAACTGGTTGAGGAAGGGTTGGAACAGGTTTACAGAGCAATGAAAAGAGATTTTAATCAATCAAGCTCGTTTACAATGACTACCTGTACTGGTACATCATCTCGGGCTACCTGCAGTTACTCTACAATGTCACCTAGATGA
- the LOC105765490 gene encoding probable membrane-associated kinase regulator 6, with amino-acid sequence METSQPLSIESFSYSWLVNLKPSLDSVDSSLRASLDAYDEASFIEMDPRMPPSKRFFRNSQDFKFDFPISQTPLTLVHADELFSNGHVMPFFINPSKVEAYEVSGSTSSLPTTTSHAPDLMVPPCKTSHPSLTRCRRLSKRIFSKYLNFVRPLYRRILRGSKSSGRAESVDARVHSRKNWVYSTTTSPRISVAYSADEYRKSCDSESSIYEAVLHCKKSIGK; translated from the exons ATGGAAACTTCACAACCCCTCTCCATTGAAAGCTTTTCATACAGTTGGTTAGTGAACCTAAAACCTTCTTTAGATAGTGTAGACAGCTCCCTTAGAGCTTCACTTGATGCATATGATGAAGCTTCCTTCATTGAAATGGACCCGAGGATGCCACCTTCCAAGAGGTTCTTCAGAAATTCTCAGgattttaagtttgattttcCCATTTCACAAACTCCCCTCACCCTTGTTCATGCCGATGAGCTCTTTTCCAATGGCCATGTCATGCCTTTTTTCATTAACCCTTCGAAGGTGGAGGCGTACGAAGTCTCCGGTTCGACTTCATCCCTGCCTACTACCACTTCACATGCACCAGATCTCATGGTTCCGCCATGTAAAACGAGTCACCCTTCTTTGACAAGGTGTCGAAGATTGTCCAAGCGGATATTTTCCAAATACTTGAACTTTGTTAGGCCATTATATAGAAGGATATTAAGAGGAAGCAAGTCAAGTGGTAGAGCTGAGAGTGTTGATGCAAGAGTTCATTCAAGGAAGAACTGGGTGTATTCGACCACAACATCTCCTAGAATCAGCGTCGCATACTCCGCCGACGAGTACCGAAAATCATGTGATTCTGAAAGCTCGATATATGAGGCAGTTCTCCATTGCAAAAAATCAATCG GAAAATGA
- the LOC105765488 gene encoding uncharacterized protein LOC105765488, with product MENMQYAEELVREFLVFRGFTNTLQAFETERCTDIGKMFQVYKIVDLIFAVYIPKFHAEKLVGLFSFFKQCFSSWSETTMLDTFLKLEGSVLRCYIVHALQSGRKDKVVEFFGMNGNDLLLKGSDWTAWFAIPYVKNPSIDPQFRVYFSKEWYEALRLSVRNFFSEIFNGTRLPALLKISSEKNTISCLKKDNKRLNQKLLQLQALLEEKDAQLGLSNRSMGAANSSFQSSGIDGENLRPSSSSEDICAPATSYLGRIPQSEECAAAEPTKFASARVESSSRQDSYSASSLHASSGGVDDTAQKLYGSHFDENGREMLREEEFPEVSVEFQETFLGHTSPITRCRFSASGNNIASASVDGTVRIWTYDSSIPASRNATIYCGAEIMSLDWECKSDRLLLIGTADGGIKAWNVDAKRVVCDLNTTDAFPSVLDLKCSPVEPIFVSAASSRRLGSNSIDSLGYASLTVWNMKTWKAMTVLPLGEDPPAITSLCFNHNGKILAASATDGMIHMFDMSAGLQITGWPAHDSAISSLLFGPDETSIFSLGSDGKIFEWSLQNQGRVLWSKTSSWFSEPQTSKYCRHEMALDASGRQLLATSGSVRAPIYQVQGHSNGFKTLPHSAAITTVDWHPSLPIFLTGSADNSVRVTSIL from the exons ATGGAGAATATGCAATATGCCGAGGAGCTTGTGAGGGAATTTTTGGTCTTCAGAGGATTTACAAATACATTACAAGCTTTTGAGACTGAGAGATGTACGGATATTGGTAAAATGTTTCAAGTTTATAAGATAGTAGACTTGATTTTCGCCGTATATATTCCTAAATTTCATGCCGAGAAATTAGTTGGtttatttagtttctttaaGCAATGCTTTTCATCGTGGTCTGAAACTACGATGCTTGATACGTTCTTGAAATTGGAGGGCTCTGTTCTTCGGTGTTACATTGTTCATGCATTGCAATCCGGGAGGAAAGATAAAGTTGTGGAGTTTTTTGGAATGAATGGGAATGATTTGCTGCTAAAGGGTTCTGATTGGACAGCTTGGTTTG CCATTCCTTATGTGAAGAACCCTAGCATCGATCCTCAGTTTCGTGTATATTTCTCCAAGGAATGGTATGAAGCTCTCCGTCTTTCTGTGAGGAACTTTTTCAGCGAGATCTTCAATGGTACTC GCCTTCCTGCCCTACTGAAGATCAGTTCAGAAAAGAATACAATTAGCTGTCTTAAGAAAGACAACAAGCGTCTTAATCAAAAGTTATTGCAACTTCAGGCCTTACTGGAGGAGAAGGATGCACAGTTAGGTCTATCAAATAG GAGCATGGGAGCAGCTAACAGTTCTTTTCAATCAAGTGGCATTGATGGTGAAAATTTACGCCCATCTTCAAGTAGTGAGGACATATGTGCTCCTGCAACCTCATATTTGGGTAGAATACCACAGAGTGAGGAATGTGCTGCTGCTGAACCGACCAAATTTGCATCAGCTCGTGTTGAGTCCTCATCGAGGCAAGATTCATACTCTGCTTCAAGTCTTCATGCTTCATCCGGTGGAGTCGACGATACTGCTCAAAAGTTATATGGTAGCCATTTTGATG AGAATGGCAGAGAAATGCTCAGAGAAGAAGAATTTCCTGAAGTGAGTGTAGAGTTTCAG GAGACATTTTTGGGCCACACAAGTCCAATTACTCGGTGCCGGTTTTCTGCATCTGGGAACAATATAGCTAGTGCATCTGTGGATGGCACTGTCAG GATATGGACATATGACTCATCGATTCCAGCATCTAGAAACGCGACCATATATTGTGGAGCCGAGATAATGTCACTTGACTGGGAATGCAAATCTGACCGTTTG CTTCTCATAGGCACTGCTGATGGAGGCATtaaagcatggaatgttgatgCGAAGAGAGTTGTCTGTGATCTGAATACAACTGATGCATTTCCAAG TGTCTTGGATTTAAAGTGCAGCCCTGTGGAACCAATATTTGTTTCTGCTGCATCTTCACGAAG GCTTGGGTCAAACTCTATTGACTCTCTGGGGTATGCTTCATTGACTGTATGGAACATGAAAACATGGAAAGCTATG ACAGTCCTTCCTCTTGGTGAAGATCCGCCTGCAATTACTTCTCTATGCTTCAATCATAACGGGAAGATTTTAGCTGCCTCTGCCACTGATGGAATGATTCACATGTTTG ACATGTCTGCTGGTCTACAAATCACCGGGTGGCCAGCACATGATTCTGCAATAAGCTCACTTCTTTTTGGGCCAGATGAGACGAGCATTTTTAGCTTGGGCTCAGATGGAAAG ATATTTGAATGGAGCTTGCAAAACCAAGGTCGTGTCCTTTGGTCAAAAACTTCTAGCTG GTTTTCTGAACCCCAGACGTCAAAATATTGTAGACACGAAATGGCATTGGATGCCAGCGGGAGGCAGCTGTTAGCAACATCTGGTTCCGTAAGAGCACCCATATATCAG GTACAAGGCCATTCAAATGGGTTCAAAACTCTTCCCCATAGTGCAGCCATAACAACCGTGGATTGGCACCCAAGCTTGCCTATTTTCTTGACCGGATCAGCAGATAACTCAGTTCGAGTAACTTCCATATTGTGA